A portion of the Algisphaera agarilytica genome contains these proteins:
- a CDS encoding methyltransferase domain-containing protein, producing the protein MDAIATTQPELPPSVSQRRLVPEVMDDPELDPALHEAALRGLGRINRVSRSAAMLWPSIEKAAARNSGRVLRVLDLACGGGDVLIQLARGAKRKGLRVAFAGADVSPVALDFAAEQARQAGLEIDWIPIDVFEQPLPDSFDLTMNSLFMHHLTAEQAVAVFGKMKAASPTVLINDLRRGPVAYAITVAGTRLLSRSPVVHVDGPRSVRAAWTPKELLALAHAAGLQGATVQHRFPWRMLLKWNASSADKGGVS; encoded by the coding sequence ATGGATGCGATCGCGACGACGCAACCCGAACTTCCGCCCAGCGTCTCGCAGAGGCGTCTGGTGCCGGAGGTGATGGACGACCCCGAGCTCGACCCGGCGTTGCACGAAGCGGCGCTGCGCGGACTGGGGCGGATCAACCGCGTGTCCCGGTCGGCGGCTATGTTGTGGCCCTCGATCGAGAAAGCAGCGGCGAGAAACTCCGGACGGGTTCTCCGTGTGTTGGACCTGGCCTGCGGGGGCGGCGACGTGCTGATCCAGCTCGCCCGTGGTGCGAAACGCAAAGGACTGCGGGTGGCGTTTGCCGGGGCTGATGTCAGCCCGGTGGCCCTGGACTTCGCCGCCGAGCAAGCCCGGCAAGCGGGGTTAGAGATCGATTGGATCCCGATCGATGTGTTCGAGCAGCCGCTGCCCGATTCGTTCGACCTCACCATGAACAGCCTCTTCATGCACCACCTCACAGCCGAGCAGGCGGTGGCGGTGTTCGGAAAGATGAAAGCGGCGTCGCCTACCGTGCTGATCAACGACCTGCGTCGCGGCCCGGTCGCCTACGCCATCACGGTTGCGGGCACCCGTCTGCTGTCGCGCAGCCCGGTGGTCCACGTGGACGGCCCGCGTTCGGTCCGCGCGGCGTGGACCCCGAAGGAACTGCTGGCCCTCGCCCACGCCGCGGGTTTGCAGGGCGCGACCGTGCAACACCGCTTCCCCTGGCGGATGCTACTGAAATGGAACGCTTCCTCGGCAGATAAGGGAGGCGTGTCGTGA
- a CDS encoding NAD(P)/FAD-dependent oxidoreductase, with the protein MSETCIDAVVIGAGPAGALAARGLALQGHSVWLVDKQSFPRPKVCGCCLNQYAITSLERVGITGLVERLGGRPLERLHMIAGGRSADVPLPRGVSLSRGALDGALIEAAKLAGADFIDGVSAKVQTLGGTAEEGHRVSLGSGNSVVARVLVIADGLGGSSLSAVEGYRVETAPASRIGLGGVTRSPVTQPTIPRGTIAMACGQDGYLGVVELEDGRLDFAAAIDAAAIKQAGGIAQAARRLVEQSGLGDHDWPMDDVERWRATPALTRTRKRIAGPGLFVVGDAAGYVEPFTGEGMAWAIAGGSAVSEVASEAVQKWDTSQEIRWVERHRARIRNRQAGCKLVAATLRRPWLTRVVVRSLSAWPGIANPLVRRIAAPATASDPAPTPYTREGSFA; encoded by the coding sequence GTGAGTGAAACATGCATCGACGCCGTGGTGATCGGGGCGGGGCCCGCTGGCGCACTGGCAGCGCGTGGATTGGCGTTGCAAGGCCACTCGGTGTGGCTAGTCGACAAGCAATCGTTCCCACGCCCGAAAGTTTGCGGGTGCTGCCTGAATCAATACGCGATCACCTCGCTGGAGCGGGTTGGAATCACCGGATTGGTCGAGCGACTCGGCGGTCGACCCCTGGAGCGGTTGCACATGATCGCGGGTGGCAGGTCAGCAGATGTGCCGTTGCCACGCGGGGTGTCGCTGTCACGCGGGGCGCTGGACGGGGCATTGATCGAAGCGGCAAAGTTGGCCGGGGCGGACTTCATCGACGGCGTCTCCGCCAAAGTGCAGACGCTTGGCGGGACCGCCGAGGAAGGACACCGGGTGTCGCTGGGCTCGGGCAACTCGGTGGTGGCACGCGTGCTGGTCATCGCCGACGGCCTGGGCGGGTCCAGCCTCTCGGCGGTCGAAGGCTACCGCGTCGAGACCGCCCCGGCCTCGCGCATCGGCCTGGGCGGCGTGACCCGATCACCCGTCACTCAACCCACGATCCCCCGCGGCACGATCGCGATGGCTTGTGGCCAGGACGGGTACCTCGGCGTGGTCGAACTCGAAGACGGCCGGCTCGACTTCGCCGCCGCCATCGATGCCGCCGCCATCAAGCAAGCGGGCGGGATCGCGCAGGCGGCGCGACGGCTCGTCGAGCAGTCCGGGCTTGGCGATCACGATTGGCCGATGGACGACGTCGAACGCTGGCGAGCCACCCCGGCCCTGACGCGTACCCGCAAGCGTATCGCGGGGCCGGGGCTGTTCGTCGTGGGAGATGCCGCGGGCTACGTTGAGCCGTTTACCGGCGAGGGGATGGCTTGGGCGATCGCGGGCGGGAGTGCCGTCAGCGAAGTTGCGTCCGAAGCGGTCCAGAAATGGGACACCTCTCAAGAAATCAGGTGGGTCGAACGCCACCGCGCCCGTATCCGCAACCGCCAGGCGGGGTGCAAGCTGGTGGCCGCAACGCTGCGTCGGCCGTGGTTAACACGCGTGGTGGTGCGATCGCTGTCCGCCTGGCCGGGCATCGCCAACCCGTTGGTCCGTCGCATCGCCGCCCCCGCAACCGCAAGTGATCCTGCTCCAACGCCATACACAAGGGAAGGATCATTCGCATGA
- a CDS encoding type III polyketide synthase: protein MSLLIQGLGTAQPPHALEQEAMAASALPCSCSNERQRKLLPTLYRRAHVERRHSVVVNAKNGHAKLPVHDRMLAFYPPASDANDRGPSLSDRMRRYPEEALPLALDACRSALDDAGVAPKQVGQLVVVSCTGFSAPGVDIGLIDALGLPPTVGRTMVGFMGCHGAMNGLRVARSLADAITEPDQHVLMCCVELCTLHFQYGWDPQKVVANALFADGAAAVVGKPEPVARRDDSFNLPRATAHGSCLLPDSRDLMTWIIRDHGFEMTLSPKVPDLIHQHLRNWIEPWLAEQSLTVEQIQGWAIHPGGPRVITAVEESLGLPEGAGDGSREVLRECGNMSSPTVLFILDRLRQQATPLPWVALAFGPGLTIEATLFR from the coding sequence ATGAGTCTTTTGATCCAGGGCCTGGGCACCGCACAACCGCCCCACGCGCTCGAACAAGAAGCCATGGCCGCCTCGGCTTTGCCCTGCTCCTGCAGCAACGAACGCCAGCGGAAGCTGCTGCCCACGCTCTACCGACGCGCCCACGTCGAACGCCGCCACAGCGTGGTGGTCAACGCCAAGAACGGCCACGCCAAGCTGCCCGTGCACGACCGGATGCTGGCGTTCTACCCGCCCGCTTCCGACGCCAACGACCGCGGGCCTTCGCTCTCCGACCGCATGCGTCGTTACCCCGAGGAAGCCCTGCCGTTGGCGCTCGATGCCTGCCGGTCGGCGCTGGACGACGCGGGTGTCGCCCCCAAACAGGTCGGACAACTCGTCGTTGTGTCCTGCACCGGTTTCTCCGCACCCGGGGTGGACATCGGACTGATCGATGCGTTGGGTTTACCGCCCACGGTTGGCCGAACGATGGTCGGCTTTATGGGCTGCCACGGCGCGATGAACGGGCTGCGTGTGGCGCGGAGCCTCGCCGATGCGATCACCGAGCCGGATCAACACGTGCTGATGTGCTGCGTTGAGCTTTGCACCCTGCACTTCCAATACGGCTGGGACCCGCAGAAAGTCGTCGCCAACGCGTTGTTTGCCGACGGCGCTGCCGCGGTGGTCGGAAAGCCCGAACCCGTTGCGCGTCGAGACGACTCTTTTAACCTTCCGCGTGCCACGGCCCACGGCAGTTGCCTATTGCCCGACTCGCGTGACCTGATGACATGGATTATCCGGGACCACGGGTTTGAGATGACACTCTCGCCCAAGGTGCCCGACCTCATCCACCAGCACCTGCGTAACTGGATCGAACCCTGGCTGGCTGAGCAGAGCCTGACCGTTGAGCAGATTCAGGGCTGGGCGATCCACCCCGGCGGGCCGCGGGTTATCACGGCGGTGGAAGAATCGCTCGGATTGCCCGAAGGGGCCGGTGACGGTTCGCGGGAGGTGTTGCGCGAGTGTGGCAACATGTCCTCGCCGACGGTGCTGTTCATTCTGGACCGGCTCCGCCAGCAAGCCACCCCGCTTCCATGGGTCGCACTGGCGTTTGGCCCCGGCTTAACGATCGAAGCAACGCTGTTTCGTTAA
- a CDS encoding DUF547 domain-containing protein, translated as MQRFVNLPLTAVILAVATLLAPSNSVAEPSAFDGYDALLKAHVDDAGFVDYDALHAEPEALRRYVDSLADPEALPLLDQPEARLATLINAYNAFTLQLILDNYNGDEAPQSITDLHGGKPWDQEIWNLAGRTLSLNQLEHEIIRKQFDEPRIHWAVVCAAYSCPPLRAEAYTADRLEEQLAEQEAYVLNFNHPRYAVKQQSGLAVTKLFEWYGQDFGPDWKAYATERLGVPLTDQIQFVSYDWKLNSKANAASLKK; from the coding sequence ATGCAACGTTTCGTCAACCTACCCCTGACCGCCGTGATTCTTGCCGTTGCGACCCTGCTCGCCCCGTCGAACAGCGTTGCCGAGCCGTCCGCCTTCGATGGCTACGACGCCTTGCTCAAGGCCCACGTGGATGACGCGGGTTTCGTGGACTACGACGCGTTGCATGCCGAGCCCGAGGCGCTGCGCCGGTATGTGGATTCGCTGGCCGACCCCGAAGCGTTGCCGCTGCTCGATCAGCCCGAGGCCAGGCTCGCGACCCTGATCAACGCCTACAACGCGTTCACGCTCCAGCTCATTCTCGACAACTACAATGGGGACGAGGCCCCGCAATCCATCACCGACCTGCACGGCGGCAAGCCCTGGGACCAGGAAATCTGGAACCTCGCCGGCCGCACCCTCAGCCTCAACCAACTCGAGCACGAAATCATCCGCAAGCAATTCGACGAGCCCCGCATCCACTGGGCCGTGGTGTGTGCCGCCTACTCCTGCCCCCCGCTGCGGGCCGAGGCGTACACCGCAGATCGGCTCGAAGAACAGCTCGCCGAGCAAGAAGCCTATGTGCTGAACTTCAACCACCCACGCTACGCCGTGAAGCAGCAGTCCGGCCTGGCCGTGACCAAACTCTTCGAGTGGTACGGCCAAGACTTCGGGCCGGATTGGAAGGCCTACGCCACCGAACGATTGGGTGTACCGCTGACCGACCAAATCCAATTCGTCTCGTACGACTGGAAGCTCAATTCCAAAGCGAACGCGGCGTCGCTCAAGAAGTAG
- the uvrB gene encoding excinuclease ABC subunit UvrB: MEEQPFQIVSEFQPMGDQPAAIDAMAERLIAGEKYSTLLGATGTGKTFTMAHTIARVGKPTLVLSHNKTLAAQLYEEFKELMPNNAVSYFVSYYDYYQPEAYIPQRDIYIEKDSSRNDDLDRLRMASTTNLVSRRDVVVVASVSCIFGLGSPKEYKESVVPIQKGDLVDRQKLLRRFADLQYTRSEFELKRGGFRVRGDVIELVPAAEEFAYRIELFGDEVDSLALINPTSGELLADTDRIDVYPAVQYVLDEDRKEFAINAIKAELENRVMELRGECKLLEAQRLLARTKYDLEMLDEVGFCNGIENYSRHLDGRQPGERPYCLLDFFPADDWLMLIDESHVTLPQIKAMYHGDRHRKETLVEHGFRLPSALDNRPLKYDEVEELWPQVVFVSATPGEYELENSGGEVVEQIIRPTGLVDPVIDIRPADGQVPDLLKMIQERKANGERTLVTTLTKRLAEDLASYLADQDIDCRYLHSEVETLDRVVILRELREGQFDVLVGVNLLREGLDLPEVSLVAIMDADKTGFLRSGTSLIQQIGRAARNENAYVVMYADEVTPAMKEAIDETNRRREKQLAYNAEHGITPKTIKKAIRRGIEMELRARKTAKDALSGDEKEYDRAELLQELEAQMLEAAQALEFEKAASIRDKVKEIKAAPAMTKVKLSKKKSKPKPGTPGTKVRKLSKKRSSR; this comes from the coding sequence ATGGAAGAACAACCGTTTCAAATCGTCAGCGAGTTCCAGCCCATGGGCGATCAGCCCGCGGCGATCGACGCCATGGCCGAGCGCCTCATCGCCGGGGAGAAGTACAGCACCCTGCTGGGCGCCACCGGCACGGGCAAGACCTTCACGATGGCCCACACCATCGCCCGCGTCGGCAAGCCCACGCTGGTGCTCTCGCACAACAAAACCCTCGCCGCCCAGCTCTACGAAGAGTTCAAGGAGCTCATGCCCAACAACGCGGTGAGCTACTTCGTCAGCTACTACGACTACTACCAGCCCGAAGCTTACATCCCCCAGCGCGACATCTACATCGAGAAAGACTCGTCCCGCAACGACGATCTCGACCGCCTCCGCATGGCCAGCACGACCAACCTGGTCTCCCGGCGGGACGTGGTCGTGGTCGCGTCGGTCTCGTGCATCTTCGGCCTGGGCTCACCCAAGGAATACAAAGAATCGGTTGTGCCCATCCAGAAAGGCGATCTGGTCGACCGGCAGAAGCTTCTCCGCCGGTTTGCCGACCTGCAGTACACCCGCAGCGAGTTCGAGCTCAAGCGCGGCGGCTTCCGTGTGCGGGGCGATGTGATCGAGCTTGTGCCGGCCGCGGAGGAGTTTGCGTACCGCATCGAGTTGTTCGGCGATGAGGTCGATAGCCTCGCGCTCATCAACCCGACGTCGGGCGAGCTGCTGGCCGACACCGATCGCATAGACGTCTACCCCGCGGTGCAGTACGTGCTGGATGAAGACCGCAAAGAGTTCGCCATCAACGCGATCAAGGCCGAGCTGGAGAACCGTGTCATGGAGCTGCGCGGCGAGTGCAAGCTGCTCGAAGCGCAACGGCTGCTGGCCCGCACCAAGTACGACCTGGAGATGCTCGACGAGGTCGGCTTCTGCAACGGCATCGAGAACTACTCCCGCCACCTCGACGGCCGCCAGCCCGGCGAACGGCCGTACTGCCTGCTCGACTTCTTCCCCGCCGACGACTGGCTGATGCTCATCGACGAGAGCCACGTCACGCTGCCGCAGATCAAGGCGATGTACCACGGCGACCGCCACCGAAAGGAAACACTCGTCGAGCACGGTTTCCGCCTGCCCTCGGCCCTGGACAACCGCCCACTCAAATACGACGAGGTCGAAGAACTCTGGCCGCAGGTCGTCTTCGTCAGCGCGACCCCCGGCGAATACGAACTCGAAAACTCCGGCGGCGAGGTCGTCGAACAGATCATCCGCCCCACCGGCCTGGTCGATCCGGTGATCGATATCCGCCCCGCCGACGGCCAGGTGCCCGACCTGCTGAAGATGATCCAGGAACGCAAAGCCAACGGCGAACGCACGCTGGTCACGACGCTCACCAAACGCCTCGCCGAGGACTTGGCGTCGTACCTCGCCGACCAGGACATCGACTGCCGGTACCTGCACAGCGAGGTCGAGACGCTCGACCGCGTGGTGATCCTGCGCGAGCTGCGTGAGGGGCAGTTTGATGTGCTGGTCGGGGTGAACCTGCTGCGGGAGGGCTTGGACCTGCCCGAGGTGTCGCTGGTGGCGATTATGGACGCCGACAAGACCGGATTCCTGCGTAGCGGCACGTCGTTGATCCAGCAGATCGGCCGGGCCGCGCGGAACGAAAACGCCTACGTGGTGATGTACGCCGACGAGGTCACCCCCGCGATGAAGGAAGCGATCGACGAGACCAACCGCCGCCGTGAGAAGCAGCTCGCCTACAACGCCGAGCACGGCATCACGCCCAAGACCATCAAGAAAGCCATCCGACGCGGCATCGAGATGGAGCTGCGTGCCCGCAAGACCGCCAAGGATGCGCTGTCTGGTGATGAGAAAGAGTACGACCGCGCCGAGCTGTTGCAGGAACTCGAAGCCCAGATGCTCGAGGCCGCCCAGGCCTTAGAGTTCGAAAAAGCCGCGTCGATCCGCGACAAGGTCAAGGAAATCAAAGCCGCCCCGGCGATGACCAAGGTCAAGCTCAGCAAGAAGAAGTCCAAGCCCAAGCCCGGCACCCCGGGCACCAAGGTGCGCAAGCTCAGCAAGAAACGCTCTTCGCGGTAA
- a CDS encoding efflux RND transporter periplasmic adaptor subunit has product MLESLSKQIGVLTFMAAVAILPHHASSEPVEGIVLPSKQVVLNAPLPSILKEFTVREGDKVEAEQPLAFMDDSLQQASLKSAEFQAASMTAIRNAELVLEDAQIQVERILEAQSSDAASEWEVRRTKLQAETAAAQLEQAREQQELAKIQLELERARLERYAVLAPFTGRVLRIDAEAGASLTQQDQLLTLVAMDPLEAHFHLPSTDYGKLEVGREYTLATDASRQLSFNAKLITIDPVIDPASQTFRVVFEIDNADEALPSGFAVWVDPDAVGGEAAAAVSTESHGFLD; this is encoded by the coding sequence ATGCTTGAATCACTCTCGAAACAGATCGGCGTGCTCACATTCATGGCCGCCGTCGCGATCCTTCCCCACCACGCGTCGTCCGAGCCGGTAGAGGGCATCGTTTTGCCCAGCAAGCAGGTCGTGCTCAACGCGCCGCTGCCCTCGATCCTCAAGGAGTTCACCGTGCGGGAGGGCGACAAGGTGGAAGCCGAGCAGCCTCTGGCGTTCATGGACGACAGCCTGCAGCAGGCCTCCCTGAAATCGGCCGAGTTTCAGGCGGCCAGCATGACCGCCATCCGCAACGCCGAGCTGGTCCTGGAAGACGCCCAGATCCAGGTGGAACGGATCCTCGAAGCCCAGAGTTCGGACGCCGCCAGTGAATGGGAAGTCCGCCGGACCAAGCTGCAGGCCGAAACCGCTGCCGCCCAGCTCGAACAAGCCCGCGAGCAGCAGGAACTGGCCAAGATTCAACTCGAACTCGAACGCGCCCGGCTCGAGCGCTACGCGGTGCTCGCCCCGTTCACCGGCCGAGTCCTGCGGATCGACGCCGAGGCCGGCGCCTCGCTGACGCAGCAGGACCAACTGCTCACCCTCGTGGCGATGGACCCGCTCGAAGCCCACTTCCACCTGCCCAGCACCGACTACGGCAAACTCGAAGTCGGCCGGGAGTACACCCTGGCGACCGACGCGTCGCGGCAGCTGTCGTTCAACGCCAAGCTGATCACCATCGACCCGGTGATCGACCCAGCCAGCCAAACGTTCCGCGTGGTGTTCGAGATCGACAACGCCGACGAAGCGTTGCCCTCCGGCTTTGCCGTGTGGGTCGATCCCGACGCCGTGGGCGGAGAAGCCGCCGCCGCGGTGTCGACCGAATCACACGGTTTTCTTGATTAA